The Flavobacterium commune genome contains a region encoding:
- a CDS encoding ATP-binding protein: MINKRLLIKNLLAHNDENSFYDKKRQLNLHTKEGKAKFLKHICALSNSNPANNSYIVVGVEDQDNQIIGVDFFDDSHIQNLINAYLENPPKIQYENVPFPNLSKDKVIGLVTIKPKNKISSFKKGIYTIPAHSVFIRRGSNTTPTEDKIEKNYLNTETVIDLENNSRNNIQYTLDGVFDFMNFRHKDMAPKYKVFKELFIICWAGIPKTVRDKTFLSRVDIELINEHIKLFYSAQDVVTISFDEDTFTITEYVPLGLNDKTSYYPLEQQTIYFFENGYYKIESKMLFQPPVFNKKMLFHIYNNNQALINKLKKEMQLSSREQKDLENLPSTFMICYLNGFEDAKRKLIDAKPYLKPFPSVYLSFKEAMRVLRKMKYDVQ, translated from the coding sequence ATGATTAACAAGCGATTATTAATAAAGAATTTATTGGCCCATAACGACGAAAACAGTTTTTATGACAAAAAACGCCAGTTGAATTTGCATACCAAAGAAGGCAAGGCAAAATTCTTAAAGCATATTTGCGCTTTGTCTAATTCTAATCCTGCTAACAATTCCTATATAGTTGTTGGGGTCGAAGATCAGGACAATCAAATTATAGGGGTTGATTTTTTTGACGACAGCCATATTCAAAATTTAATCAATGCGTACTTAGAAAATCCGCCTAAAATTCAGTACGAAAACGTTCCTTTTCCCAATCTATCTAAAGATAAGGTAATTGGACTGGTAACAATTAAACCTAAAAATAAAATTTCGTCATTTAAAAAAGGGATTTACACCATTCCTGCCCATAGTGTTTTTATCCGACGCGGAAGCAACACCACACCTACCGAAGATAAAATTGAAAAAAACTACCTGAATACCGAAACGGTAATTGATCTCGAAAACAATTCGCGCAACAATATCCAATATACCCTTGACGGTGTTTTTGATTTCATGAATTTCCGGCACAAAGACATGGCTCCAAAATACAAAGTATTCAAAGAGTTGTTTATTATTTGCTGGGCTGGAATTCCTAAAACGGTTCGGGACAAAACCTTCTTATCCCGCGTAGATATTGAACTCATTAACGAACACATCAAATTGTTTTATTCGGCTCAGGATGTTGTAACTATTTCGTTTGACGAAGATACTTTTACCATTACCGAATATGTTCCGCTGGGATTAAACGACAAAACCAGTTATTATCCGCTGGAACAGCAAACGATTTATTTTTTCGAAAATGGCTATTACAAAATAGAAAGTAAAATGCTATTTCAACCTCCTGTGTTCAACAAAAAAATGCTTTTCCATATTTATAATAACAACCAGGCATTAATCAATAAGCTTAAAAAAGAAATGCAGCTCAGTAGCCGGGAACAAAAAGATCTCGAAAACCTGCCTTCTACTTTTATGATTTGCTATCTCAATGGTTTTGAAGATGCCAAAAGAAAATTAATAGATGCCAAACCCTACCTAAAACCCTTTCCTTCGGTTTATTTATCCTTTAAAGAAGCCATGAGAGTATTGCGAAAAATGAAATATGATGTACAATAA
- a CDS encoding PAS domain-containing sensor histidine kinase has translation MKKELSDYKHALDESAIVAITDQKGIIIHANDNFCKISKFNREELIGKDHRIINSGFHSKDFIKNIWTTIAKGKIWKGELKNKAKDGTTYWVDTTIVPFLNDKGKPYQYIAIRSDITDRKKAEENLIRYSSALEIMNKQLVDFCNIVSHNLRAPLTNIAMLVDFIEQSKNEEERKEIQVKIKPVINHLLEVFNELVESIQVQQDAGIKIDEIIVEEILEKNLNLFVTQIKKYEVTVKTELVGVSKIYFPQKYIDSVLTNLISNALKYRSPDRKLVLEIKAKQEEDNFLLTVSDNGLGIDLEMHNHHIFKIRKTFHKHKDAKGFGLYLIKTQVEAMGGRIWVESKVDVGTTFFIEFKNLKI, from the coding sequence ATGAAAAAAGAACTCTCTGATTACAAACATGCTCTAGATGAATCAGCTATTGTTGCCATTACTGATCAAAAAGGTATAATAATACATGCAAATGATAATTTTTGCAAAATTTCTAAGTTCAATAGAGAAGAATTAATAGGTAAGGATCATAGGATTATTAATTCTGGTTTTCATTCTAAAGATTTTATTAAAAATATATGGACTACTATAGCCAAAGGGAAGATTTGGAAAGGAGAATTAAAAAATAAGGCTAAAGATGGAACTACTTATTGGGTAGATACTACTATTGTCCCTTTTTTAAATGATAAAGGCAAGCCATATCAATATATTGCAATTCGTTCGGATATTACGGATAGAAAAAAAGCAGAAGAAAATCTGATTAGATATTCTTCTGCTTTAGAAATAATGAACAAACAGTTGGTTGATTTTTGTAACATTGTTTCACATAATTTAAGAGCACCATTAACTAATATCGCAATGTTAGTAGATTTCATCGAGCAGAGCAAAAATGAAGAGGAGCGAAAGGAAATTCAAGTAAAAATAAAACCGGTAATTAATCATTTATTGGAAGTTTTTAATGAATTAGTAGAATCTATTCAAGTGCAGCAGGATGCCGGAATTAAAATTGATGAGATTATTGTTGAAGAAATTTTAGAAAAGAATTTGAACTTATTTGTAACTCAAATTAAAAAATATGAGGTTACTGTTAAAACAGAATTAGTAGGTGTTTCTAAAATATATTTTCCGCAAAAGTATATTGATAGTGTGTTAACTAATTTGATTAGCAATGCTTTAAAATATAGGTCCCCGGATAGAAAATTAGTTCTTGAAATTAAAGCGAAACAAGAAGAAGACAATTTTTTATTAACGGTTAGCGATAATGGTCTGGGTATTGATTTGGAAATGCATAATCATCATATTTTTAAGATTCGTAAAACCTTTCACAAGCATAAGGATGCAAAGGGCTTTGGTCTTTATTTGATTAAAACACAGGTAGAGGCAATGGGAGGCAGAATTTGGGTTGAAAGTAAAGTAGATGTAGGAACAACTTTTTTTATAGAATTTAAAAATTTAAAAATATGA
- a CDS encoding outer membrane beta-barrel protein, with the protein MKKSILLLTFSFITLSTLAQGRLTKGHIQLNAGLGTSGWGTPVYVGLDYGIHEDITLGGELSYRSKSEHFGNSKYKSSVTGIGINGNYHFNRVLEISSKWDFYAGLGLNYYIWNYENEAYKANDASDIGLGAQIGGRYFFNDNLGINLELGGGNATSGGKIGITYKF; encoded by the coding sequence ATGAAAAAAAGCATCCTATTATTAACATTCAGCTTCATTACTCTTAGCACCTTAGCGCAAGGAAGATTAACAAAAGGACACATCCAATTAAATGCAGGTTTAGGAACCTCAGGATGGGGAACACCTGTTTATGTTGGTCTCGATTATGGCATCCATGAAGATATTACTTTAGGAGGAGAATTATCCTATCGCTCAAAAAGCGAACATTTTGGAAATTCTAAATATAAATCTTCAGTAACAGGTATTGGTATTAATGGTAATTATCATTTTAACCGTGTACTGGAAATTTCAAGCAAATGGGATTTTTATGCAGGATTGGGGCTTAATTATTACATCTGGAATTATGAAAATGAGGCTTACAAGGCAAATGATGCTTCAGATATTGGACTTGGAGCACAAATTGGAGGACGCTACTTTTTCAATGATAACTTAGGTATTAATTTAGAATTAGGTGGCGGAAATGCAACCAGTGGTGGGAAAATTGGAATTACATACAAATTCTAA
- a CDS encoding response regulator: MKLSNNYSFLITDDHSIVRQGISMLINELFLSPKIYKSGNFKDTFKILNETKIDLLILDINFPEGNSINIIKDIKTIQPEIKILIFTAYNEDIYALRYLNSGASGYLNKGSSEDEMKQALTSMILSGKYLTQNVKDRILDSYITKSPINPIEQLSNRELEVARMLIKGLGNLEISDLLNIKKTTVSTFKNRIFEKLEIDNLAALIELFRLYNDDEK; this comes from the coding sequence ATGAAATTATCAAACAATTACAGCTTTTTAATTACTGATGATCACAGTATTGTAAGACAAGGAATTTCGATGCTTATTAACGAATTGTTTTTAAGTCCTAAAATTTACAAGTCAGGAAACTTTAAAGATACTTTCAAAATTTTAAACGAAACTAAAATTGATCTTTTGATTTTAGACATTAATTTCCCCGAAGGAAACAGCATCAATATTATCAAGGATATTAAAACCATTCAACCCGAAATTAAAATTTTAATTTTCACTGCCTACAATGAAGATATTTATGCTTTGCGTTATTTAAACTCTGGTGCTTCAGGTTATCTGAACAAAGGCAGTTCCGAAGATGAAATGAAACAAGCTTTAACAAGCATGATTTTATCCGGAAAATACTTAACTCAAAACGTAAAAGACCGAATTTTAGATTCTTATATCACTAAATCACCCATCAATCCTATTGAACAATTATCCAATCGGGAATTAGAAGTAGCCAGAATGCTGATTAAAGGCCTTGGAAACCTGGAAATATCCGATCTTTTAAACATCAAAAAAACAACTGTCAGTACATTTAAAAACCGAATTTTTGAAAAATTAGAAATCGATAATCTGGCAGCTCTTATCGAACTTTTTCGTTTGTATAATGATGATGAAAAATAA
- a CDS encoding four helix bundle protein, translating to MNKQELEDRLIDFAAIIIIVAGNFEKNYAGNHLAGQIIRSGTSPALNYGEAQSAESSKDFIHKMGICLKELRESFVCLKIIEKANLTTDLKNLSVAKIEANELISIFVASIKTAKSNIK from the coding sequence ATGAATAAACAAGAACTGGAGGATAGATTGATAGATTTTGCTGCAATTATAATAATTGTTGCTGGTAATTTTGAAAAAAATTATGCGGGAAATCATTTAGCAGGTCAAATTATTCGTTCGGGAACATCTCCTGCTTTAAATTATGGAGAAGCTCAAAGTGCAGAAAGCAGTAAGGATTTTATTCATAAAATGGGAATTTGTTTGAAAGAATTAAGAGAAAGTTTTGTTTGTTTAAAAATTATTGAAAAAGCGAATTTAACAACAGATTTGAAGAATTTATCGGTTGCAAAAATAGAAGCCAATGAGTTAATTTCTATTTTCGTCGCAAGTATTAAAACAGCTAAATCAAATATTAAATAA
- a CDS encoding metallophosphoesterase — protein sequence MRTLVIGDIHGGLRALHQIMERAKVTEKDKLIFLGDYVDGWSQSPQVLNYLIDLNTKNDCVFIRGNHDELLLHWLKDSTDNLLWYDHGGEATVIAYEKVSKEIKQIHIEFLQSLKDYYLDDQQRLFIHAGFTNMNGVNYEYFPRLFYWDRTLWETALALDENMSTTNLLYPKRLSIYNEIYIGHTPVSRIGKTIPVNKACIWNIDTGAAFKGPLTIMDIDTKEFWQSEPLHQLYFEEKGRN from the coding sequence ATGAGAACATTAGTAATAGGAGACATTCATGGAGGTTTACGTGCCTTGCATCAAATTATGGAAAGAGCTAAAGTTACCGAAAAAGACAAACTCATCTTTCTGGGGGATTATGTTGATGGCTGGAGTCAATCGCCACAAGTACTCAATTATTTAATTGATTTAAATACAAAAAACGACTGTGTTTTCATTAGAGGAAATCATGATGAACTGTTATTGCACTGGTTAAAAGACAGTACTGATAATCTTTTATGGTACGATCATGGTGGCGAAGCGACAGTAATAGCCTATGAGAAAGTAAGCAAAGAAATCAAACAAATCCATATTGAATTTTTACAATCGCTAAAAGATTATTACCTCGACGACCAACAAAGACTATTTATTCATGCAGGATTTACCAATATGAACGGAGTTAATTATGAATACTTCCCGAGATTATTTTATTGGGACAGAACCTTATGGGAAACGGCTTTGGCCTTAGACGAAAACATGAGTACTACTAATTTATTATACCCTAAAAGACTTAGCATATATAACGAAATTTACATTGGTCACACACCTGTTTCCCGAATTGGAAAAACAATTCCCGTAAACAAAGCCTGTATTTGGAATATCGATACAGGAGCCGCTTTCAAAGGCCCACTAACCATTATGGACATTGACACCAAAGAATTCTGGCAAAGTGAACCATTACATCAATTATATTTTGAGGAAAAAGGAAGAAATTAA
- a CDS encoding SDR family NAD(P)-dependent oxidoreductase, with protein MNKTALITGSSSGIGKATAQLLAQNNYNIILCGRRQDRLTELEKELSQFTNTHSLSFDISDKNAVFESIHSLPESFSKIDVLINNAGNAHGLDPIQEGNIDDWEAMIDINLKGLLYVSKAIIPKMIAQKSGHIINIGSTAAKQVYPNGNVYCATKHAVDAINKSMKMDLNPYGIRVGAIHPGLVETEFSEVRFKGDTEKAANVYKGFTPLKAEDIADIIHFVISRPYHVNISDLVVMCTAQGSATIIQRD; from the coding sequence ATGAATAAAACAGCATTAATTACTGGTTCCAGCAGCGGAATTGGCAAAGCAACCGCCCAACTTTTAGCCCAAAATAATTACAATATTATCCTTTGCGGAAGACGTCAGGATCGATTGACAGAACTTGAAAAAGAGTTGAGTCAATTTACCAATACCCACTCTCTTTCATTTGATATTAGTGATAAAAATGCCGTATTTGAAAGTATCCACTCATTACCTGAATCATTCTCCAAAATTGATGTTTTAATCAACAATGCAGGAAATGCTCATGGTCTGGATCCTATTCAGGAGGGAAATATTGACGACTGGGAAGCCATGATTGATATTAATCTCAAAGGACTTTTGTATGTGTCGAAAGCAATAATCCCAAAAATGATTGCTCAAAAATCAGGACACATTATCAATATAGGTTCTACCGCAGCCAAACAAGTTTATCCTAACGGAAATGTCTATTGTGCCACCAAACACGCTGTTGATGCTATCAATAAAAGCATGAAAATGGATTTGAATCCTTATGGAATTCGGGTTGGAGCCATCCATCCGGGACTGGTAGAAACCGAATTTAGTGAAGTTCGTTTTAAAGGGGATACCGAAAAAGCCGCCAATGTTTATAAAGGTTTCACACCTCTAAAAGCGGAAGATATTGCTGATATCATTCATTTTGTAATTTCAAGACCTTATCATGTTAACATATCTGATTTAGTCGTCATGTGTACAGCTCAGGGTTCGGCAACTATTATTCAACGAGATTAA
- a CDS encoding DUF58 domain-containing protein, producing MDTKELLKKVRKIEIKTRRLSDHIFSGEYHTSFKGRGMTFSEVRQYQYGDDIRNIDWNVTARYNEAHVKVFEEERELTMMLMVDISGSESFGSKNQFKKDIVTEIAATMAFSATQNNDKIGLILFSDQIELYIPPKKGRSHVLRIIRELIEFEPKSHKTDIAQALKFLSSTQKKKAIVFMISDFMSDDYEQTLKIAAKKHDLTGIRVYDIREQKMPNLGMVPMLDAETGEMQLIDTGSKVVRMNYEKYYHDQLNYFKETFSKSGSGVVNTRVDESYVTKLLGYFKSR from the coding sequence ATGGATACAAAAGAGCTTTTAAAAAAAGTACGAAAAATAGAAATCAAAACCAGAAGATTGAGTGATCACATCTTCTCAGGGGAATATCATACTTCTTTCAAAGGGCGTGGAATGACTTTTAGCGAGGTGCGTCAATACCAATATGGAGATGATATTCGAAATATTGATTGGAATGTTACCGCCCGTTACAATGAAGCCCACGTAAAAGTTTTTGAAGAAGAACGAGAATTAACCATGATGCTAATGGTGGATATTTCGGGTTCGGAGAGTTTTGGTTCTAAAAATCAATTTAAAAAAGACATCGTAACAGAAATTGCTGCAACGATGGCTTTTTCGGCTACACAAAACAATGATAAAATCGGCTTGATTTTATTTTCGGACCAAATCGAATTGTATATTCCGCCTAAGAAGGGAAGGTCGCACGTTTTGCGTATCATTCGTGAGTTAATCGAATTTGAACCAAAAAGTCATAAAACCGATATTGCCCAGGCATTAAAATTCTTGTCGAGTACTCAAAAAAAGAAAGCCATTGTTTTTATGATTTCCGATTTTATGTCGGATGATTATGAGCAAACTTTGAAAATTGCCGCTAAAAAACACGACCTAACAGGAATTCGCGTCTACGATATTCGTGAACAAAAAATGCCAAATTTAGGAATGGTTCCCATGCTGGATGCCGAAACGGGAGAAATGCAATTGATCGACACCGGTTCTAAGGTAGTTCGAATGAATTATGAAAAATATTATCATGACCAGCTGAATTATTTCAAAGAAACCTTCAGTAAATCAGGTTCTGGCGTAGTAAATACAAGGGTTGACGAAAGTTACGTAACCAAATTATTGGGTTATTTTAAATCGAGATAA
- a CDS encoding sensor histidine kinase yields the protein MKKLKFEHRKIIHYTLLACVILLQITAIIIWYNETKNETKLSNTIEDIASSKKIINYTYLVNNSLIKSQEHFGNYLNDKDENNFQKYSSSLNNVNRLLDSLQILGNEKGVYKKIISKKDQTQTQIVALKATIDSIINNQTNKNHDENSNLFKLTKFESKKILDSVKTDSYIKVDSISRKGLLARLGDAFAGRLNVQKEQLNTVVTMKYKDKVITGSIEDQLKTVFNKTNNYYQNEFLNLKKTFLELESKDAQLITLNNELLKISQTVISDYKNSADLLQTGSENNIINQYQSNKIIRNYSLLFLIVIMFIVSLILLSFTHLTFEYEKRLIAAQNQIRQSLIFKNRIIGMISHEIRSPLNIISMYSRKVRSLIKEKELKDTFKSIEFTTNSLLLLSNQILEYSKEEDKKLELKNKNLFFKTEIYQIISSMTALAEVKGNKIKILSNLDSDCEVYTDVTKIHQLFYNIIGNANKFTENGNIIVNINNQNSSDYEMNLQVEVTDDGMGINPNDLENIFESYYQGTVSGKVNDLGVGLGLNLCKEIVELFDGEISVQSQKGKGTTVKFNLILSKV from the coding sequence TTGAAAAAATTAAAATTTGAACATAGAAAAATCATTCATTATACCTTATTGGCTTGTGTTATTTTATTGCAAATTACAGCAATCATCATCTGGTATAACGAAACAAAAAATGAAACCAAATTATCCAATACTATTGAAGATATTGCTTCTTCAAAAAAGATAATTAACTACACGTACCTTGTAAACAATTCTTTAATTAAATCGCAGGAACATTTTGGCAATTATCTTAATGATAAAGATGAAAATAACTTTCAAAAATATTCTTCTTCATTAAACAACGTCAATCGTTTATTAGACAGTTTACAAATTCTGGGCAATGAAAAAGGTGTTTATAAAAAAATAATTTCAAAAAAAGACCAAACACAAACTCAGATTGTAGCCTTAAAAGCGACTATTGATTCTATTATCAACAACCAAACAAATAAAAATCATGATGAGAATTCGAATCTTTTTAAATTGACAAAATTCGAATCTAAAAAAATACTGGACAGCGTTAAAACCGATTCTTACATCAAAGTCGATAGTATTTCCAGAAAAGGTTTACTGGCCAGACTGGGAGACGCTTTTGCAGGAAGACTTAATGTTCAAAAAGAACAACTCAATACAGTTGTGACAATGAAATACAAAGACAAGGTAATTACCGGAAGTATCGAAGATCAGTTAAAAACAGTTTTTAATAAAACCAACAACTATTACCAAAATGAATTTCTTAATTTAAAGAAAACATTTTTGGAATTAGAAAGCAAAGATGCCCAATTAATTACACTCAATAATGAATTATTAAAAATAAGTCAAACCGTAATTTCGGACTATAAAAACTCGGCCGACCTGCTTCAAACGGGCAGTGAAAACAATATCATTAATCAATACCAATCGAATAAAATTATCCGAAATTATTCCTTGCTGTTCCTGATTGTAATCATGTTCATAGTATCTCTTATTCTGCTAAGTTTTACCCATCTTACTTTTGAATATGAAAAAAGATTAATAGCTGCTCAAAATCAAATTCGTCAGAGTTTGATTTTCAAAAACCGAATCATCGGTATGATTAGTCACGAGATACGATCGCCACTCAATATCATATCAATGTACAGCCGAAAAGTGCGTTCTTTAATCAAAGAAAAAGAACTTAAAGATACTTTTAAATCTATAGAATTTACAACGAACTCATTGCTGCTGTTATCCAATCAAATTTTAGAATATTCTAAAGAAGAAGACAAGAAATTAGAGCTAAAAAACAAAAATCTTTTTTTCAAAACCGAAATATACCAAATCATTTCATCCATGACAGCTCTGGCAGAAGTCAAAGGAAATAAAATAAAAATTCTTTCTAATCTCGATTCGGATTGTGAAGTATATACTGATGTGACTAAAATTCATCAATTATTCTACAACATAATTGGTAACGCAAACAAGTTTACCGAAAATGGCAACATAATTGTTAATATTAATAACCAAAACAGCTCCGATTATGAAATGAATCTTCAGGTTGAAGTAACCGATGATGGAATGGGTATTAACCCAAATGATTTAGAAAATATTTTTGAATCCTACTATCAGGGAACGGTTTCCGGAAAAGTAAATGATTTAGGTGTGGGTCTGGGATTAAATTTATGCAAAGAAATAGTTGAATTGTTTGATGGAGAAATCAGCGTTCAAAGCCAAAAAGGTAAAGGAACAACTGTAAAATTCAATTTAATATTGAGCAAGGTTTAA
- a CDS encoding AAA family ATPase, which produces MEENTATLDIRAINEKIERESAFIDLLTMEMNKVIVGQKHMVERLLIGLLGQGHILLEGVPGLAKTLAINTLSKAVHGSFSRIQFTPDLLPADVVGTMIYNIKQNEFSIKKGPIFANFVLADEINRAPAKVQSALLEAMQEKQVTIGDTTFKLEKPFLVLATQNPIEQEGTYQLPEAQVDRFMLKTVIDYPKMDEERLVIRQNLSGSYDKVNQVVSIEQILRAQEAVREVYMDEKIEKYILDIIFATRYPEKYKLADLKPLISFGSSPRGSINLANAAKCYAFIKRRGYVIPEDVRAVVHDVLRHRIGVTYEAEAENISSVDIINKIINEVEVP; this is translated from the coding sequence ATGGAAGAGAATACAGCGACTTTAGACATTAGAGCAATCAATGAAAAGATAGAAAGAGAGAGTGCTTTTATAGACCTTCTTACTATGGAAATGAACAAGGTGATTGTGGGTCAAAAGCACATGGTTGAACGATTATTGATTGGATTATTAGGACAAGGACATATTTTGCTGGAAGGTGTTCCGGGATTAGCTAAAACTTTAGCGATTAATACGCTTTCTAAAGCGGTTCATGGTTCTTTTAGTCGTATCCAGTTTACGCCGGATTTATTACCTGCCGATGTTGTAGGAACAATGATTTACAACATTAAGCAAAATGAATTCTCGATAAAAAAAGGACCTATTTTTGCTAATTTCGTTCTGGCCGATGAGATTAACCGTGCTCCGGCTAAGGTACAATCGGCATTATTAGAGGCCATGCAGGAAAAGCAGGTTACTATTGGCGATACTACTTTTAAATTAGAAAAACCTTTTCTGGTTTTAGCTACACAAAACCCTATCGAACAGGAAGGAACCTATCAATTGCCAGAAGCACAAGTCGATCGTTTTATGTTGAAAACAGTAATCGATTATCCTAAAATGGATGAAGAGCGATTGGTAATTCGTCAAAATTTAAGTGGAAGTTACGACAAGGTTAATCAAGTCGTTTCTATTGAGCAAATTTTACGTGCGCAGGAAGCAGTGCGAGAAGTGTATATGGATGAAAAAATCGAGAAATACATACTTGATATTATTTTTGCAACCCGTTACCCTGAGAAATATAAATTAGCTGATTTAAAACCATTAATCAGTTTTGGTTCTTCGCCACGTGGAAGTATCAATTTAGCTAATGCGGCTAAATGTTATGCTTTTATCAAACGCAGAGGCTATGTAATTCCTGAGGATGTTCGCGCAGTTGTTCATGATGTATTGCGTCATAGAATTGGTGTTACTTATGAGGCCGAAGCTGAAAATATCAGTTCAGTTGACATTATCAACAAAATCATTAACGAAGTAGAGGTGCCTTAA
- a CDS encoding response regulator has protein sequence MKTIKNMTLIDDDDIFVFLTKKAIESTSLVELIRVFGNGLDAINFLKEHREDLNALPEIILLDLSMPIMDGWQFLDQFTTLAPKIDKKITIYICSSSISPSDVELAKKNNLVSDYIIKPITKEKLIDLLKNIIEEI, from the coding sequence ATGAAGACAATCAAGAATATGACATTAATAGATGATGATGACATTTTTGTTTTTTTAACCAAAAAAGCTATTGAAAGTACAAGTTTGGTAGAGTTAATCAGGGTTTTTGGTAATGGTCTGGATGCAATAAATTTTCTTAAAGAGCATCGTGAGGATTTAAATGCGTTGCCCGAAATCATATTGCTGGATCTTAGTATGCCTATTATGGACGGTTGGCAGTTTCTAGATCAGTTTACAACACTTGCGCCTAAAATTGATAAAAAAATAACGATATATATATGTTCCTCGTCAATTTCGCCGAGTGATGTGGAATTGGCTAAAAAAAATAATTTAGTCTCAGATTATATAATAAAACCAATAACAAAAGAGAAATTGATAGATCTGTTAAAAAATATTATTGAGGAGATTTAG
- a CDS encoding DUF4382 domain-containing protein gives MKKIKFYVLSFSLIAFVCLSLIGCNDNDDSSQTARVMVRMTDAPGDYDEVNIDVQDIMMKTSIESGDEGWVSIVSDEFTPGVYNLLDLTGGVSLLLADNIVPAGFVGQIRLVLGEDNTLVKGDEVIELNTPSAQQSGLKLMVNQTLLAGATYEFLLDFDVAKSIVEAGNSGIYNLKPVIRVSTTAVSGVIKGMIDPVLEGYQVEVSVPLGDTTIAAFADESGAFQLNGVPAGTYTLTLTPDVASGKTPIVVENVVVVNGEVTNVGSVAFE, from the coding sequence ATGAAAAAGATTAAATTTTATGTGTTAAGTTTTAGTTTAATAGCATTTGTGTGTTTGTCGTTAATTGGATGTAATGATAATGACGATAGTTCTCAGACAGCAAGAGTTATGGTACGTATGACGGATGCTCCCGGAGATTATGACGAAGTGAATATTGATGTTCAGGATATTATGATGAAGACTTCAATCGAGTCCGGAGATGAGGGCTGGGTAAGTATCGTGAGTGACGAATTTACTCCGGGAGTGTATAATCTATTGGATTTAACAGGTGGAGTAAGTCTTTTATTGGCTGATAATATAGTTCCTGCGGGATTTGTGGGACAAATTAGATTGGTTTTAGGAGAGGATAATACGCTTGTCAAAGGTGATGAGGTAATTGAATTGAATACGCCAAGTGCTCAACAGTCAGGGTTGAAGTTAATGGTAAATCAAACTTTGTTAGCAGGAGCTACCTATGAATTTCTTTTGGACTTTGATGTGGCTAAATCGATTGTAGAAGCAGGAAATTCAGGAATATACAATTTAAAACCGGTAATACGTGTTTCGACCACAGCAGTTTCAGGTGTAATAAAAGGAATGATTGATCCTGTGCTTGAAGGTTATCAGGTAGAAGTTTCGGTGCCTCTAGGCGATACAACCATTGCTGCTTTTGCTGATGAATCAGGCGCGTTTCAGTTAAATGGTGTGCCGGCAGGTACTTATACACTGACTTTAACTCCGGATGTGGCTTCCGGAAAAACACCTATTGTTGTCGAAAATGTGGTGGTTGTGAATGGAGAAGTTACTAATGTAGGTTCGGTTGCATTCGAATAA
- a CDS encoding DUF6646 family protein, with translation MKKTFSLVLLAFSCLINAQAYKGKGDIKFDIAANIQNGGSGIRLSNDYGLGENISVGVVTSYLLSVSKNNLGEKPDFGDRIDIKARFNANLGNVFNIDEKVDIYPGLDLGIRNFGAHLGIRYFFTDGFGIVSEIGVPIAKYKPEASGFERLNNQFVFNIGASFNL, from the coding sequence ATGAAAAAGACATTTAGCTTAGTCTTATTAGCTTTTAGCTGCCTAATTAATGCGCAAGCCTATAAAGGAAAAGGAGATATTAAATTTGACATTGCCGCCAATATTCAAAACGGAGGTTCGGGAATTCGTCTTTCAAACGATTATGGACTGGGAGAGAATATTTCTGTTGGAGTAGTAACTTCTTACCTATTGTCTGTAAGCAAAAACAATCTGGGAGAAAAACCTGATTTTGGGGATCGAATTGACATCAAAGCCCGTTTTAATGCTAATCTGGGCAATGTGTTTAACATAGACGAAAAAGTTGATATCTACCCTGGACTGGATTTAGGAATTCGAAATTTTGGAGCGCATTTGGGTATCCGTTATTTCTTTACGGATGGTTTTGGGATTGTTAGCGAAATAGGCGTTCCTATTGCTAAATACAAACCAGAAGCCAGCGGATTTGAACGATTAAATAATCAGTTTGTATTTAATATTGGAGCTTCTTTCAATTTATAA